The nucleotide window GCTCTCGTGAATCAGTTCAATGGAATACTATCTGAAATCGGGACAAGAGCTTTGGAAGTTTTATCTCCTGTGCTTGACCGATTAAACGAAGCCATAAGCTCAGGTCAGTTCAGTGCTTTCATCGAATGGATTGGTGGGGCCTTCGCAATTATTGCTCAAGTGGTGGCATTTATCGTGGATGGGTTCATCAATTTTGCTACAGTTGTGCAAGAAAATTGGGCTATCATAGCACCTATTTTGACTGCTATTGCTATGGTGCTGCTTTACAACATGATTATCTCACTTGGCATTGTGATCGCTGAAGTGTTTTTGCTTGCTGTAGCATGGTTGGCTGTAAACTGGCCTATATTGCTGATCATCGCAGCAATTGCTGCAATGATTATGATTTTCCAAATGTTCGGAGCAACCGGTACCGATATTCTCGGGGCTATTATTGGTACATTTATGATGCTTGGCGAGATCATCAGAGTGGTAATTGCTACCGTGTGGAACATATTTGCTTCATTGGCAGATTTCTTGATTAACCTGTTTATTGATCCTGTCTACGCAATTCAAAAGTTGTTCTATGACCTAGGCATGTTTGTTTTACAAACTCTTTACAATGTTATGGTAGGTATCGAGGATTTTCTTAAAAGAGCTGTAGGGGCCATTAGCGATGTTGCTTCATTTATCAATGATACCTTTGGTACGAACCTGAGTGTGATGTCCGAATCGGATATTAACATTGGCAGCAAGAGCATTAAGAGTTGGATGGACACTCTGAAGTCTATGGAGCCACAGAGCGACAAAAATGTATTTGAGTCTATGCGAATGGACGGAGAATATAATCCCAGTGTATATGGGGAGGGTCAGATAAAGGCTGAGGAGTGGGTTTCTAAGTTCTCTTCCAACCCGACGGATGACTCCAAGGATAAAGGTCTACCAGGTAACTTTGGCAAAGACTTCACACCCGAAACTCCCAAAACCCCTTCTATGCCATCGATGCCAACTGCACCAGCTCCCACCGTTGTTCCCAACAACAATATGAGTAACATCAACAAAATCAACAATATCGGACAGGTGGACAAGATCGGTGACGTGGACGGCACAGTGGATGTGACGAGCGAGGACCTGAAACTGATGCGCGAGCTTGCCGAGATGCAGGCGATTCAGCGATTCGTCAGTCTGACGCCAACCGTTCAGGTTACCACGGGGGATATCAACAGCGGACATGACGTGGACAGCATCATCAGCAAAATCACCGATGGACTGAACAGTCAGATCGTCTCCAGTGCCCAGGGGGTGTATGGATAAGTGGAATATTATATTCAACTAAGCTTCAATAACCGCTCCGAATACATGTTTTTCCCGGTGACACCAGAGAGCATTGAGTTTTCGGATTCGGGAGACGGCAGTACGTTTAACGTTAGCGCTTTGGGTGAAATTAACGTGATCAAGTCGCCGAAGCTGCGCGAAGTCAGTTTCAGCGGAATTTTTCCGGCAGACTACAGCCCGTATCATCTGAACTACGATGCAAGACATCCGGCAATTCAGAAGCAGTTTTACCGTGATCCCTATGAATATGTGAAAAAGATCATCCGTTGGATGCAGACGGGCAGACCCGTCAGACTGTTCTTTTCCAGTGCAAGGTACACCATTAATATGGCGGTTTCCATTGAGAGCTTCGACTGGAAGGAGACAGCGGGTACGGTGGGGGATATCCAGTATGATATCAAGCTGAAGCAGTTCATTTTCTATTCCGCCAAAAAAGTAGTGCCACTCAAGGAAAGCAAGGATACGGCTGCTTCGAAAACAAAAACCAAAGCCTCCCGGCCCAATGAAAAAATCCAACCCAAGACTGTCACACTCAAAGCCGGAGACTCCTTGTGGTCTGTAGCTAAAGCCCATCTGGGAGATGGCTCTCGCTGGAAAGAGCTGCAAAAGCTGAATAGCATCAAAGATGCACAACTGAAGAAGCTGCCGATTGGACTTGTGATCAAGCTTCCGTGAAAGGAGAGGGAATATGCAAGAGCAGATCAGGCTGGATGATAAGCTGGCAAATATGAAGGAACGGTTATTGCTGGATGACAAGCAGGGCAACATCTGGGACATTAGCGAAATTGCTGGCGATATTACGTACAAAACCTCCCGCATCGGCAAGCCTTCTTCTCTGGAATTCACGTTGATCAAGGGCAGTCTGTACCAGAATAAGAAATTCACCTATGAGAATGGATATGTCGTGAAATATATCAGCAACGAGGTAGGCATATTTTACGGATATATCTTCTCGGTGGATAGTGGCAAGGACGAAAGTGTCAATATCAAAGCCTATGACCAGACTCGTTATCTGACCGCGAATCAGACGTACAAGTTCGTGAACGCCACCGCTACGGATGTGATCAAACGAATTGCTACTGACTTTCAGTTGAAGGTGGGCGATTTGATTCAGCCAAAATATGTTATTCCGCGTATGTTGTTTGATAACAAAAAGCTGATTGACATGATCTGTGAGGCTTTGGACCGAACGTTGATCTATGGCGGAAAAAACTACATCTTCTACGATGATTTCGGCAAGCTTGTGCTTCGGGATGTGGAAGAGATGCCTTACGGCTTTGTTATTGGGGATAACAGTCTGCTCACGGATTACAGCTATACGCGGTCGATTGACGACCAGACGTATAACAAGATCAAGCTGTATCGGGATAACAAGGATACGGGAAAAAGAGAAACGTTTGTTCATCAGGATTCAGGCAGCATCCGTCAATGGGGGCTGCTTTTTTTGTACCAAAAAGCGGATGATGGCCTGAACGAAGGTCAGATTGATGAAATGCTCAAGACCCTGATGACCCTCCGTAACCGCGAGACGCAGACGATGAAAGTGGACGCGCTTGGTGATTTCAAGGTGAGGGCAGGCAGTTTTGTCAACATCCAGATCAATGAACTCAAGATTAATCAATATTTTCTGGTAGACGAATGTACGCATAAGGTACAGGGGGGCGTGCATACGATGTCACTGGATTTGAAGGTGGTGTAATGATAAATGATGCTGGACGTGATTAAAAAGGCGGCGGTGGCCGCTGTAGATGCCAAGTCTCCCGTTCAGGTAATGTACGGAAGTGTGACAAACACCCAGCCTCTGGAGATCACCGTTGAACAACGGCTGGCATTGGCTGAGCCTTTTCTTGTACTGCCGGAATCCGTAGTGAACAAAGCTTGGACCGTGGGTGACCATGTCTTGTTGTTACGTGTTCAAGGTGGAGACAGCTTTGTTGTGCTGGATCGGCTGGTGAATCCATGATTCCACAGGGGGCGCAGATTAGCGCAGAAGATCAGGAAGAAGCTGCTGTGCTTCCAAGTCTGACGTATGTGTTTCAAGCTTCAGGACAGCGAATTGGAAGACTGCAACTGGATGGAAAAGATGCGGTAAAACAGGCGGTGTACAAAGCGTTGTCTACACGCCGCTACGAGCATCTAATCTATTCTTCGGATTACGGCATGGAATGGTCTTGGGAAGGAATGGCCGGGAGATCCATGGTTGAATCGGAACTGGAACGCTGGATTCGTGAAGCATTGCTTCCGGATGATCGTATATCGGATGTAACGGAGTTCGATTTTGTCCACGAGGCTGACGGGGTACGGGTTTCTTTTACTGTGGAAACGGATTTTGGCAGCTTTAGGGAAGAGACGGAGGTGAACATGAATGTATGAAGAG belongs to Paenibacillus sp. FSL H8-0079 and includes:
- a CDS encoding phage baseplate protein gives rise to the protein MEYYIQLSFNNRSEYMFFPVTPESIEFSDSGDGSTFNVSALGEINVIKSPKLREVSFSGIFPADYSPYHLNYDARHPAIQKQFYRDPYEYVKKIIRWMQTGRPVRLFFSSARYTINMAVSIESFDWKETAGTVGDIQYDIKLKQFIFYSAKKVVPLKESKDTAASKTKTKASRPNEKIQPKTVTLKAGDSLWSVAKAHLGDGSRWKELQKLNSIKDAQLKKLPIGLVIKLP
- a CDS encoding DUF2577 family protein; the protein is MMLDVIKKAAVAAVDAKSPVQVMYGSVTNTQPLEITVEQRLALAEPFLVLPESVVNKAWTVGDHVLLLRVQGGDSFVVLDRLVNP
- a CDS encoding DUF2634 domain-containing protein, producing the protein MIPQGAQISAEDQEEAAVLPSLTYVFQASGQRIGRLQLDGKDAVKQAVYKALSTRRYEHLIYSSDYGMEWSWEGMAGRSMVESELERWIREALLPDDRISDVTEFDFVHEADGVRVSFTVETDFGSFREETEVNMNV